CTAAATCCAAAAAGGAGGCTTAACCATGGCAGCAACAGCTCTTCTATCATCTCCTCCATTGCCTTCTTCATCCAACCCTTCTATCTTTTCAACTCCCTTAAAGTACTCCTCTTTCTTTTCATACTATTTTCtttatctcttatttacttctaacaaaaaaaaatggtttCTTGTAGAAAGCAGAGCAAGATTCTGTGGAAGCAAAAAAAATGTGGGAAATTCAGGGTCTGTTCAGAGTTCTGCAAAGAACCCACTTTCCATTATGGGGTTTCCAGAAGGGACTTGACCTTAATTGCTCTTTCTTCTtcactctctctatttttcccATATTCAGGTAAAGACCTATGAAGTTTGCATTTTTGGGTGTCTCTGAGTatcatttccatttttttttgtgtgtgtatgtgGGGGTGGGGGCTTTTGTGAATTTATTCTTACCTTATCTCTGCTGCTGTTTCAGTTTTGCAATGTTAGTGATAAAATGAATATCAGCATTGTCATTTGAGGTCATTGGTATTTTCCCAAGAAGTTAGACCCTTATGGCGGTATATAGATTTACAAGTAAAATGATTGAAATAGTTATGGTCGGTATTGACTAAAGGAGCAATAACTAGGAAGACAATTTTACTATATCACTGACTATAATATATTCAATGTTTTGGGAAATGCATTGAGAAATGACTATAGTTAATAATAAGGGTAAATTAGGAACTGAGTGATAAATTTATCTGTTGCTTTTCTAAACTTTCTAAACTGGACAAGTAAAAGTGGTTAGTACAGTGGATAACTAAAAGTGGATGGAGTGAGTAATTGACTCCTAATATAGTAATAGTGTCAGACAAATGATAAAGATTAGTTACCTGTTAAAGTGTCTagtatattattttgaaatgttaAAATATGGAGTAGTTAGTCAAGGAGATATCAACCAAGTTTGAAAGTGTATCAAATTATACtagtttgtttttgtttgaattGCTGGAGGAAGAAAAGCTTTATTATCTTCATAATAGGACAGCCATTTATGATAATAACTTAAACATGCATGCTTAGGATGGTTATTAGAATAATCTGGataaaggagaaaacaatatagttttaatttagGAAGTGGTCAAGTAAATCTGGATGGACTAAGCACGAAAGCTAGTCATGTAATTAGGACTCAGCAAATAGTGTTTCACCCTAAATCTTGTTGCTGCAGATAAATCTATGCATTATTTGTGCTTTTAGTCTATATTTGGATGGCATGGAAAGAAAGGAAGGGAAATAAGGGATAAAGTGTAGCATTGGAATTTCCTTGTTAGATTAGACTACCTTAAAATGAATCAAGATGAAAGGTGGCGGACTGTTGGAGAGGAAGGAATGATAAAAAAACCTTGCTGATTCAAAATCTACGCCGAGTGTGTGGATGTTATTTGGACATCCAAGTCAGACAGTTACATTCATATGCTGAAAATTACACTAGGTCCTCTCCTAGTTAAttgaaattatatataatttctttttatggtaaataaaagaatgatgagtCTTTTTAACAGCAACAGTGAAGCAATAATGATGCTGAAGGGTATATTGTCTTTCTTCCACTTAAAAACTAAGTGAAAGAACTTGCTGGGGAGGATTCCTTGCAAGTTAAGCACATCATTTAACAAGATATCGTTCTGAAAATTATGTCCCACTgtcttaaatttttaaaaacaagTTAGCTCAATTAAACTTTTTGGACTCGTCGGCCCCGTGAACTCTCAAATTGGTGTAATTAGGTACTTCCTTCCAATTTCCTCTAAGTTTTAATACTTGTGAATTGCAAAGTAGTAGCTACTGCTTTTTCCAGAAGTATATTCAATAGTTGAGTCGTATAGATTGTCGTGGTTGAAAGTGGAATCTTCGGATggttaaaacttaaaaacttaAGTAGATAATTAAATACATGTCTTTGGCAACCGAATTCATCTGGGATTGAAGTGTTTGGTTCGGGGCAGCATGATTTTATCTATGAATATAGTTGAATTTTTATTCTTATAATTAGCTTAATGTAGAGATCCCTGTTTCAAGGGAAATTATTGTATTGCAACTCTCTAATTGCTTTTAGGTTTAGTGAAGAGAGACTTGCTTGGCTATATGCAGGTTTTACTGCTGAAGAAGAGTTGAAAATGGGTTCGTCTGTCGATGACATAAATGCCTATTCCTACTTATATCCTATTGAAATGCCATCTAAGAAGTTCGTCTTCAAATGGTAAGCAATGGCTTTGTTACTAGGTCCTTGTCTGCTTTCTATTTGTCATGTttctttgaaattgaaaaaagaaaagaaagccgTTTTAGCTTGCATTGCTGGTTTCTTATGGAGTTTTACACTCAGAAACAATGGGTGTGATAATTTTAGACCAAAGAAGCTTAGACCTTTGAAATTCTAATGTATTTGTCATCAaactttggaagaaaaagacaagttGCTGAAGTACACATTCAAATCCTTCCATACATTTGGACAGTCCCAGGGGACTTCGGGGATACACTCGACTGAAATCCTATCCctgaattcagtttttaagatCTCATCACGCAAGTGAGAACTTCCAGTTCTTTTTTCACTTGCCAAAAAATCTGTATCCATTTTGATGTCCAAATCCACTTCTGTTCTATATAGTACAGTTTCCATGGACACCGTATCTGCAGCTCACTTAACAACCATTATGGATTTATTTGTTCTTGtggttttatttaattttatgcaAATGAGCTGTCCATGTAATTTTTACCGTATGAAAAAAAACCTCTATTTTCATGCACTGCATCCTTAATTGTAGGAACCTCACTCTTTTATCTATTTGAAGGGTGGAAACCAGAAAACCGGAGCGTTATTCATCGGCTGCGCCACTATCACGTAAGTCGGTGTAGCTTGTCTCCCGTTTCAAAGAAGATGGTACTAAAAATATACCACTATAATTTATTTGGTATTCTGGTTGGATGTTAGGGAAGTCACTGAACTAGGTAAAAGTCCTAACCGCGCGGCAAGTGTCTCTGAGCACCGCTGCCCTATTATAGTCTACTTATACATACTTCAGTTatcccaaaaaaggaaaaacaatacTTGAGTCACAAGCTTCTAAAATatgctttttatttttgatttaatgATTTATTTTCATGTGTTGACATATCATGAAGCTGATGCACGCCTTCGCATTGTGTCTGAACGAGTTGACATCATTGATAATCTTATCATTTCTGTTTCGGTAATTCGTCTACTCCTGAATTGATTCTTGCTAATTTTGACCATGTTTCCgttctttctttgagatttaaTGCAATATGTCTGTTCAGATAGGTCCTCCCAACTCACAGTTCTTGAAGTCAAAGGAGAAAAGTACATGGAGTGCAAAAGATGTTGCTGATTCTGTTTTGTCTGATAAATCTGCTTTGGTAGTTTACTCTATAtcccttctcaaaatttgactcTATGTCTCTTAGAGGCAGCAAATACCTAATTGAGTCTAGCAAGTATGACGTGGTTTTTGGTTTGCGTATCAACCCCCAGCTGTTTGTTAGAATATATACTAGTTTATTAGATTTtcagcttcttcttcttctttgctaATACAATATGTAACTTACAGATTGTTCGGTTTGAGAATAGATGATAGCAATTTTGAACTGATCACCTAGTGAAACCAAATAAGTTGTTCATGCATCACAAAATTTCTTGTGGGAGATTCAGTTACATAAACTCTTATGCAGATGGCACATTGGTTGGATCATTGTATATATTCTTCCACCGACTGCCTTATAAAACTTCCTGAAATGCACAGCCCATTCGTTATCCTTTTCTTTTGCATGGATTTCAAAATAAATCCAACATGGCATCTGTGTGAGGTAACATTTTCATATGTTTCTACAGCGTGTAACCTCAACACAACGATTGGCAGAAAGTTCACTTCTTGATGCACATGCTTCTGAAGTGAGTATCTTTTCACTTATGTGGTAACTGTGTTATACATTTTCATGAGTTCTTGGGCCCACTTTGTATTCGACATGCACTCAGTCACCTGTTCACTTTTTATAACAAATTAGATTGACAGTGAGCCCTATTGGTACTATGAATACCTTGTTCGGAAATCACCAACCAAAGCAGCAGTAAGTTTCCTCTTTAAgttaaaaaaatctaaatccTGAATGATTTTCTACGATTCTCATGTTTCATGTTGTAATATGCAGGCTCAAGAACCAAATCTTTTCCGCCACTATGTTGCTTCAACAGCTGAACGAGATGGTAAAATTGACTTTTAGTTAGTGACtatcttattttactttttgCATGCATAATCTTTTGCTGAAAATGaaagtgttttttttaaattaataggAGGTACTTTTCCCTTTTGGGATGCAACTATggtatttaaaatcataaactttctaGTTTCTCCTTTAGTTAGTTAATGCaatatttatgaaataattatttcattagCTAAGTAGTCTTCAGTAAAACCAAAACAAGTTTGTGGTGATTCAAAACAAGACGACAATAAGCTTAAGGAGGGAAAGTTCATCTTATGAGCTAGGCGGAgtttatgaaagaaagaaagatatacTTTGGAACTTGTGGTCTTGTGGCTAGTTGTTTGGTTAACCTTTTTAACTGGGCTAACTTTTCCCCTGTAAATAACTTAGATCACTACCTGGATTTTGTCAGCTCCTTCGCTCTATAAGTTTTTTGTTCTTACTGAGCTGACAAATCCCCCTTTTGTATCTTTGCATCTACTGGATGCCTTAATGAAATCTCActtcatccaaaaaaaaaaatacatgccATGACATTTTTATGGCCATTGAATCATGTTAGTAAGGCACTAAGGGTAAACTAAGAAGTTAAAAGT
The genomic region above belongs to Solanum dulcamara chromosome 5, daSolDulc1.2, whole genome shotgun sequence and contains:
- the LOC129889392 gene encoding psbP domain-containing protein 5, chloroplastic isoform X1 gives rise to the protein MAATALLSSPPLPSSSNPSIFSTPLKKQSKILWKQKKCGKFRVCSEFCKEPTFHYGVSRRDLTLIALSSSLSLFFPYSGFTAEEELKMGSSVDDINAYSYLYPIEMPSKKFVFKWVETRKPERYSSAAPLSPDARLRIVSERVDIIDNLIISVSIGPPNSQFLKSKEKSTWSAKDVADSVLSDKSALRVTSTQRLAESSLLDAHASEIDSEPYWYYEYLVRKSPTKAAAQEPNLFRHYVASTAERDDGTLLRKDSGIFPTSSSYGKLCPSIQGSMEVLVIAVQGVVRINMLLLIAGSQRSKCG
- the LOC129889392 gene encoding psbP domain-containing protein 5, chloroplastic isoform X3, which codes for MAATALLSSPPLPSSSNPSIFSTPLKKQSKILWKQKKCGKFRVCSEFCKEPTFHYGVSRRDLTLIALSSSLSLFFPYSGFTAEEELKMGSSVDDINAYSYLYPIEMPSKKFVFKWVETRKPERYSSAAPLSRPPNSQFLKSKEKSTWSAKDVADSVLSDKSALRVTSTQRLAESSLLDAHASEIDSEPYWYYEYLVRKSPTKAAAQEPNLFRHYVASTAERDDGTLLRKDSGIFPTSSSYGKLCPSIQGSMEVLVIAVQGVVRINMLLLIAGSQRSKCG
- the LOC129889392 gene encoding psbP domain-containing protein 5, chloroplastic isoform X2, whose protein sequence is MAATALLSSPPLPSSSNPSIFSTPLKKQSKILWKQKKCGKFRVCSEFCKEPTFHYGVSRRDLTLIALSSSLSLFFPYSGFTAEEELKMGSSVDDINAYSYLYPIEMPSKKFVFKWVETRKPERYSSAAPLSPDARLRIVSERVDIIDNLIISVSIGPPNSQFLKSKEKSTWSAKDVADSVLSDKSALRVTSTQRLAESSLLDAHASEIDSEPYWYYEYLVRKSPTKAAAQEPNLFRHYVASTAERDGYLYTLSASTLGKQWEKMGPSLEKTVASFRLLPPTESYVPPYKDPWRFW